The nucleotide sequence cataatgatactgactaaataacaactattaaatgttaaaccattcataatgatgctgaccacataacaactattaaaggttaaaccattcataatgatgctgactaaataacaactattaaatgttaaaccattcataatgatgctgactaaataacaactattaaaggttaaaccattcataatgatgctgactaaataacaactattaaaggttaaaccattcataatgatgctgaccacataacaactattaaaggttaaaccattcataatgatgctgactaaataacaactattaaatgttaaaccattcataatgatgctgactaaataacaactattaaaggttaaaccattcataatgatactgactaaataacaactattaaaggttaaaccattcatactgatgctgactaaataacagctttttttttttttaacctttatttaactaggcaagtcagttaagaacaaattattattttcaatgacggcctaggaacagtgggttaactgccttgttcaggggcagaacggcagatttttaccttgtcagcttggagaatcgatcttgcaacctttcggttactagtccaacgctctaaccactaggctacctgccgccccatgttaaaggttaaaccattcatgatgatgatgactaaAAAACAACTTGTCACGCTCGCTATCTTCAAATTCCCTGTCATAAATgagccaaggcgcagcgtgcatgtagTTCCACATCCTTTAATTGAAGTGAAACCTTCAAAAAAAACAAGTAAACAGAAACCGAACGTGAAAACGAAAACGCACAGTTCTGTAAGGctgaaacactaaacagaaaacaattacccacaaaacacaggtgggaaaaaagctgcctaagtatgattcccaatcagagacaacgatagacagctgcctctgtttGGGAACCATAAATCGGtcaaaacaaagaaacagaaaacatagaatgcccacccaaattacaccctgacctaaccaaatagagaaataaaaaggctgtctaaggtcagggcgtgactcaactattaaaggttaaaccattcataatgatgctgactaattaacaactattaaaggttaaaccattcataatgatgctgactaaataacaactattaaaggttaaaccattcataatgatactgaataaataacaactattaaaggttaaaccattcataatgacgctgactaaataacaactattaaaggttaaaccattcataatgatgctgactaaataacaactattaaaggttaaaccattcataatgatgctgactaaataacaactattaaaggttaaaccattcataatgacgctgactaaataacaactattaaaggttaaaccattcatactgatgctgactaaataacaactattaaaggttaaaccattcataatgatgctgactaaataacaactattaaaggttaaaccattcataatgatactgactaaataacaactattaaatgttaaaccattcataatgatgctgactaaataacaactattaaaggttaaaccattcatactgatgctgactaaataacaactattaaaggttaaaccattcataatgatgctgactaattaacaactattaaagattaaaccattcataatgatgctgactaaataacaactattaaaggttaaaccattcataatgatactgactaattaacaactattaaaggttaaaccattcataatgatgctgactaattaacaactattaaaggttaaaccattcataatgatgctgactaaataacaactattaaaggttaaaccattcataatgatgctgactaaataacaactattaaaggttaaaccattcataatgatgctgactaaataacaactattaaagatTAAACCATTCATactgatgctgactaaataacaactattaaaggttaaaccattcataatgatgctgactaaataacaactattaaaggttaaaccattcataatgatactgactaattaacaactattaaaggttaaaccattcatactgatgttgactaaataacaactattaaaggttaaaccattcataatgatgctgaccacataacaactattaaaggttaaaccattcatactgatgctgactaaataacaactattaaaggttaaaccattcataatgatgctgactaaataataactattaaaggttaaaccattcataatgatgttgactaaataacaactattaaaggttaaaccattcataatgatgctgactaaataacaactattaaaggttaaaccattcataatgatgctgactaaataacaactattaaaggttaaaccattcataatgatgctgactaattaacaactattaaaggttaaaccattcataatgatgctgactaaataacaactattaaaggttaaaccattcataatgatgctgactaaataacaactattaaaggttaaaccattcataatgatgctgactaaataacaactattaaaggttaaaccattcataatgatgctgactaaataacaactattaaaggttaaaccattcataatgatgctgactaaataccaactattaaaggttaaatcaTTCATAATGACGCTGACTAAATAataactattaaaggttaaaccattcataatgatgctgactaaataacaactattaaaggttaaaccattcatactgatgctgactaaataacaactattaaaggttaaaccattcataatgatgctgactaaataacaactattaaaggttaaaccattcataatgatgctgactaaataacaactattaaaggttaaaccattcataatgatgctgactaaataacaactattaaaggttaaaccattcataatgatgctgactaaataacaactattaaaggttaaaccattcataatgacgcTGACTAAATAATAACTATTAAAGGTTAagccattcataatgatgctgactaaataacaactattaaaggttaaaccattcataatgatgctgactaaataacaactattaaaggttaaaccattcataatggtgctgactaaataacaactattaaaggttaaaccattcataatgatactgactaaataacaactattaaaggttaaaccattcataatgatgttgactaaataacaactattaaaggttaaaccattcataatgatgctgactaaataacaactattaaaggttaaaccattcataatgacactgactaaataacaactattaaaggttaaaccattcataatgatgctgactaaataacaactattaaaggttaaaccattcataatgatgctgactaaataacaactattaaaggttaaaccattcataatgatactgactaaataacaactattaaaggttaaaccattcataatgaatctgactaaataacaactattaaaggttaaaccattcataatgatgctgactaattaacaactattaaaggttaaaccattcataatgatgctgaccaCATAACAACTATTAAtgaaggttaaaccattcatactaATGCTGAATAAATAACAATTATGTTGAGTTAGGTGAAAATTAAAACATTATTATAAGAAAGGCTTATTGTAAGAAAGGTATATAGCAGTTATAAAGAATTGTAATAGCAAGATTTAGGTAAAATGTTCTAAttcaaaataataaatacattttctataataTATATTACATAACAGTTTCCTGAAGGTAAACAATATCATAAAATATTCTAAGAAATAATAGATGTGTATTATCACCTATCCACAACCATCTGAATGTGTTGCTGTCCTCAAAGAGCAGGTGTGTTGTGCTGGTGGGAGGTTTTTGTTATGGTGTGTATCACTGTGACTATATGGGGGCCACAGTGATATTACGCCGTACAAAAACCCCTTTGCTCCTGTATGGACACATCAACACTGAACAAGTCAAATAAACACCTCCCAGGACAATGGTACCAATGTAACCCTGATGAAACCTCACCATAAACATGATTTTGGCCATAGCCATGATATTTGGTTTTATACTGCAACACTTAAatccatacatttgcaaacaacTGTTACAAAACTGACAATGGATACACCTTTTGTCAGAAACAATAGTCCACCAAATCATAGATGAATATGATACTGTAAGAGTCTTTAGTAGTgttatattatattgtattatgGATGGTTTTATGTTTCTTATACCTCACTGAGAGCAGAGTCATATGGAATCCCTATGGAGATGTGAAGGAGGTGTTTTTGTGCTGGGGTATATCACTGTGATATGGGCTGGGGGGCACAGTGAAATGAGGCTGTACAAAAACCTCAGAGACAAAACCTGCATTATATCTGCCTGAGGATTGGGACAATGGGGAGAAACCATACAATATTCTTCCAATGATCGTCTGATATTGATATAACGCCATTGTaaattgttttacatttttaaaaagtataTTTTGATGGAGTGATGTCATGACATGGACCTgagcatatttttttttaaatgtatgcaaAACGGAATTCACAACATCTGTCCTTAAGGAATCAGGTGTATGATAGTATTACGATATTGCATTATATTTTATTCCGTTGGATTCAGAATCGTGACTTTAAAGCTGCCTATTGAAGTGCAGGGTTTTTGTACAGGCAGTGAATGGAGACATAGCACTGTGATGCTTTTGACTACTGGGGAAAAGGGACACAAGTCACCGTCTCAACAGGTAAGCAAACTTAAATGTATGATATCCATCGAATGTTTAATTTTCCCATTCTATTTTGAGTGTAGAAAGAACATATTTTTGTCTTTTGCATTTTTCAGATGCAAAATGTCCTTGAATAGACCTGTTCATAGTCCACTAAAGAAATGGTTTACATCAATTTGCTTATTTCCTTGAAAGTCAAATAGTTCCTCAAATTCTAGGTTCTGCTGTTGTAGAATGATGCAGAAATGTGTTTCCTAAAGTCTTATAAATAGAAAACCATTCCTtcctcagaattttttttacaGTCTACGAGAAAATGTTATATATTGTGGAAATACATTGTTGACCAAGTGTGACTCTGTGACAATGTAGTAtctatttagatttgtttttacAAACCAATGTACTTTGAAGTTATCAAGATTAGTTGAAACCGATTGGTGTAAAGAGGGTAGTTTTTGTACTGCTTGGCATATGCCCTTGTCACACTGTGTATGGATACTTTGACTATTGGGGGAAAGGAACAATGGTCACAGTATCATCAGGTAAGCcattgtttttgtgtgtttttttcatGCAATCAAATTGTTGTAGTTTGAAGATAAATCATTGTTTTATGGAGAAAAGTAGACATTACTACTTGGATAACGTTGTTTGTGTAGCACACCTAGGTAAAGCAGTATATTGTTTGTTCATCTGTCCACATACGTCTTTCACTTTTTGCGATTGATGTTTATTTAGTGGATTATGTAGGCTTTGCTTTAGGTCAAAAATGACCATGTGAAAATGAAAATGTAGGCTATTCATATGGGAGTCAAACACATAAACTGATTATAGGTATAATAATAAGAGTTCATCTTAGCCTATATTGAATTGAGTGTTAATTTGCATCACCTTAATCCATATACATAATTGAATAAAAAGGTTTTATTAGAGAAACAGTATGTTTTATTTTACAGTTCTGTTTTCACTGGTAAATGTGTCTACAATTGAATGTGTTAATGTGTTTTTAATTGTGCCTTTCTGTATTATGccttttctaaaatgtttattctattctactgagccagttactttatgttcgtattcttatcttttagtATTTCTTCTTGTTGTAGCATTGTTGAGAAGGAACCTGAAAGTAAGGTTTTTGTAGATGGTGTATTTGTATCCTATCCTGTACATACAACTAATATACTAGAAACGTAGTGCTAGTTACACATCAAAGAATACAAGACAACCAACTACATGGAACTAAATGGTGCCTTATAGTGCACGATTAAATGAACAAGTAGTTCTCAGGTTATAACTGTGTAATGACCATTTTACCATGGTAATTCCTAGTAGTTACCTGGTCATTTTGTACATTCAAATCAAGTGttacctttctttctttctttcttgcaGCAGCCACAGCCACCCCTACTCTATTCCCTCTTATGAACTGTGGAACCGCTTCTAACAATGTCTACAGCATCGGTTGTCTCGCTACCGGCTTTTCACCTTCCTCACTCACATTCAAGTGGAAAGATGCCAGCGGGAGTCCGCTGACGGACTTCGTCCAGTACCCGGCAGTCCAGAGTGGGGGAGCCTACACAGGAGTCAGTCAGCTCCGTGTGGCTGAGAACGTCTGGGGAAACTCAAAGTCTTTCATTTGTTCTGTGGAACATCTTGGAAAGGAAACGACAGCAGTCATCAATAGACCAGGTAAGATCTGGTCATTATATTGCATTTTTTGTTGGTTCTATTTTTCTAAAGATTGCATTTTAATGTTTGTGATGTAAACTATTTCTGTTTAGAAAACCTGATTATAAAATGATACTTGGTGTTTACCCTGGATGTCTTATTTCAATAAGGGGTTAAACTAacatgcagacatttttttttacctcccGCTACACAGTCCTAAAGTCTCCAACAGTGTCTTTGCTGTCGGGGCCCATTGGCACCACCCAGTACCTGATGTGTATGATTGAAGATTTCACCCCCAATAAAGTCACTGTCACCTGGAAGAAGAATGACATGGAGGTGGAGGGCCAAATCACTACTGTAGGCAAACAGCTGTCAGGCCTCTACTCAGGCAGCAGTCTGCTGAAGGTCAACAACACTGACTGGAACAACAAGGTCAAGTACAGCTGTGTGGTGCAGCACCAGGGACCACCCACCATCAAGACAATCTCCAAAACAGGTCTGTATATAGGAGAAGACTGTACTACAATTGATGTCATGCtcacatacagtatgtctatTATTTAGTGTAGTTCCTCATCAGGAACATTAACATGTCCTGCTTTCACATTGCTGCTCTCCCTTTCAGAACCACTGACGGTGACTCTGAACCCACCAAGTGTGAAAAAGGTGTTCTTGGACAACCAAGCAGTgctggactgtgtcatcagtggTACAGACCAGGACACAGTGTCTGGTACCACTATCACCTGGCAGTTCAATGGACAGGACAAGATGGATGGCATCGATCTGAAAGATATTGAATCAAAGGGCAACCTGAACAGCAGGGTCAGTACTCTGACCATAGACCAGAAGGACTGGACCAATGTGAACAAAGTCCAGTGTTCTGCCATGAAGAGTGGTGAAGACAAACCGGTCATTCAGGACATCAGCTTCACCAAAGGAAGTAGGTCACTGAGACATCTCAATGTGGTTGTGATAAGTGGTCACATACTCCAGTATCTGGAGAGGGAGACACAGGATGTGCAGACTTTTGCTCCAGCCCAGCGCTAACACACCTGAGTCAGCAAATCaactaatcattaactaatcatcaCCTTTgcttagttgaatcaggtgtgttagtgctggactAGAACAGAAACCTGCACGCCCCTGTGGCGCTCCAGAACCAGGGTTAAGGACCACTAAGTTGATTTTAAACTGATATTCACATACTGGTTTTCATACGTACCTACACATCCATGAGTGTAACGTTTCTCCTTAAAATCAATCCTCTTGCAGGTGAAGCCCCTTCAGTGTCCGTCCACCTTCTCCCGGAGGAAGACACCAGGAAGGAGAAGACTGTGACTCTGGTGTGCCTGGTGGTCATCCCGTCTCTCTA is from Salvelinus namaycush isolate Seneca chromosome 41, SaNama_1.0, whole genome shotgun sequence and encodes:
- the LOC120033925 gene encoding immunoglobulin gamma-1 heavy chain-like — translated: MFPESLLLVLAAVSCVFCQTELTQPGSMILQPGQPLTLSCKVSGYSLTSTSYSWIRQAPGKGLVWVSYIYSGSSYIHYSQSVQGRFTISRDNSKEQVYLQLNNVKTEDSAVYYCARQPQRRHCDAFDYWGKGTQVTVSTAATATPTLFPLMNCGTASNNVYSIGCLATGFSPSSLTFKWKDASGSPLTDFVQYPAVQSGGAYTGVSQLRVAENVWGNSKSFICSVEHLGKETTAVINRPVLKSPTVSLLSGPIGTTQYLMCMIEDFTPNKVTVTWKKNDMEVEGQITTVGKQLSGLYSGSSLLKVNNTDWNNKVKYSCVVQHQGPPTIKTISKTEPLTVTLNPPSVKKVFLDNQAVLDCVISGTDQDTVSGTTITWQFNGQDKMDGIDLKDIESKGNLNSRVSTLTIDQKDWTNVNKVQCSAMKSGEDKPVIQDISFTKGSEAPSVSVHLLPEEDTRKEKTVTLVCLVVIPSLYDVYIMWQVNSSQYQEGVTSPPQKTQKGDYFVTSVFTTTKKEWEGNSVFTCAVKDLSSDNNTTPQGRSVSKSLGNSCEDK